A DNA window from Amycolatopsis sp. DSM 110486 contains the following coding sequences:
- a CDS encoding MmgE/PrpD family protein, with protein sequence MESASPPVPTAGAGLAARLGTFAASIREPAAPDAVRHRVRALVADVVATAAAGLARPDIAVLQATYAIGAGPSSVLGHRTGFPPAQAAFLNAMPVAREQLQDGHRRARGHPASHVVPAVLAAAEACGADGPATLSAVLAGYETGVRIGLAMGGTPAGVHDIGTWATLGAAAGVAHVLSGGDAETIAGAIDSCAALTTVPDAPGVFDGWTSQNLYLACAAQTAVIHGQAAAAGLRAQPGTLERHFARWVAADQGGFSERLIALVAAGDWTITQGYLKRHPTCALLHGVNDAVEDLATRPYRPEEIAAVTVRTYAAAAAFDNVRPRSEMAARFSIPWSVAAGLVLGTLRTHAFESGTLRVTAVRDLAARVRVEHDRTLDAGYPAGRPATVTVRFTDGTQLTASRDGAPRGDGPDAVDDPVVGQKAATLLTDAVGESGARAVLAAVASLGQDGPIPFGLVLRTLDVRRPS encoded by the coding sequence CAGCCGGCGCCGGCCTCGCCGCGCGCCTGGGCACCTTCGCGGCAAGTATCCGCGAGCCCGCGGCCCCGGACGCGGTACGGCACCGGGTACGGGCGCTCGTCGCCGACGTGGTGGCCACGGCGGCCGCCGGTCTGGCCCGGCCCGACATCGCGGTTCTCCAGGCCACCTACGCGATCGGTGCCGGCCCCAGCAGCGTGCTGGGCCACCGGACGGGTTTCCCACCGGCCCAGGCGGCATTCCTCAACGCGATGCCGGTCGCGCGCGAGCAGCTCCAGGACGGGCACCGGCGCGCTCGCGGCCATCCGGCGTCCCACGTGGTGCCGGCCGTTCTCGCTGCCGCCGAGGCCTGCGGCGCCGATGGCCCGGCGACGCTGTCGGCCGTGCTGGCCGGCTACGAGACGGGCGTGCGGATCGGCCTCGCGATGGGCGGGACCCCGGCCGGGGTCCACGACATCGGGACCTGGGCGACGCTCGGGGCCGCGGCCGGCGTTGCCCACGTGCTCAGCGGTGGCGACGCGGAGACCATTGCCGGGGCCATCGACTCGTGTGCCGCGCTGACCACGGTGCCCGACGCGCCGGGGGTCTTCGACGGCTGGACCAGCCAGAACCTCTACCTCGCCTGCGCGGCACAGACCGCGGTCATCCACGGCCAGGCGGCCGCGGCGGGCCTCCGGGCGCAGCCGGGAACACTGGAACGCCACTTCGCCCGCTGGGTCGCGGCCGACCAGGGCGGATTCTCCGAGCGGCTGATCGCACTGGTCGCCGCCGGCGACTGGACCATCACCCAGGGGTACCTCAAGCGCCACCCCACCTGCGCCCTGCTGCACGGCGTCAACGACGCCGTCGAGGACCTCGCGACCCGTCCTTACCGGCCCGAAGAGATCGCCGCGGTCACGGTCCGCACCTACGCCGCGGCGGCCGCGTTCGACAACGTGCGGCCCCGCAGTGAAATGGCCGCCCGGTTCAGCATCCCGTGGAGCGTGGCCGCCGGTCTGGTCCTGGGCACACTGCGGACCCACGCGTTCGAGTCCGGCACCCTCCGCGTCACCGCGGTGCGGGATCTGGCGGCTCGGGTGCGGGTGGAACACGACCGGACCCTCGACGCCGGGTATCCGGCGGGGCGCCCGGCCACGGTCACCGTGCGGTTCACCGACGGCACCCAGCTCACCGCGTCACGCGACGGCGCCCCCCGCGGTGACGGGCCTGACGCGGTCGACGACCCGGTGGTCGGTCAAAAGGCCGCGACGCTGCTGACCGACGCCGTCGGTGAGAGCGGGGCGCGGGCAGTGCTCGCTGCCGTGGCCTCTCTCGGCCAGGACGGCCCGATCCCGTTCGGCCTCGTGCTGCGCACGCTCGACGTACGACGGCCGTCGTGA